One segment of Castanea sativa cultivar Marrone di Chiusa Pesio chromosome 3, ASM4071231v1 DNA contains the following:
- the LOC142626673 gene encoding cysteine-rich receptor-like protein kinase 2, which translates to MKKEFPFVPSLYLIFLVIKTLLILETAMGDPRSQTVNITCSNQPEYNAPSFVPNSVATMNNIGNQMEVSGFGLAVSGSDPNTSYGLAQCYGDLSLTDCVLCYAQARMVLSQCISFTSGRIYLDGCFMRSDNYSFFQEYTGHGDRAICGNTTRKNSTYEESVRQAVSSAVLAAPNQNGSATAPKTVPGAVNEAVYVLADCWRTLNANSCKACLENASASILECLPWSEGRALNTGCFMRYSDKDFLNKKLGNGNSKGTTIVIAVSVASSVVLLVVGVAIGIYIWKHRYIQKKRRGSNDTEKLVKTLNDSSSNFKYSTLEKATGSFHNANKLGQGGFGTVYKGVLPDGREIAVKRLFFNNRHRAGDFYNEVNIISSVEHKNLVRLLGCSCSGPESLLVYEFLPNKSLDRFIFDANRGKALNWAKRYEIIVGTAEGLVYLHENSKNRIIHRDIKASNILLDSRLRAKIADFGLARSFEEDQSHISTAIAGTLGYMAPEYLAHGQLTEKADVYSFGVLLLEIVTGRMNNRSKTSEYTDSLITITWKHFRSGTVEQLYDPNLMLHNHYNVNVKNEILRVLHIGLLCTQEIRSLRPTMSKALKMLTNKDYELPAPTNPPFIDERTMELTDMCEDPCDPLRAGYSTSIATISEISFYPR; encoded by the exons atgaagaaagaattcCCGTTTGTCCCTTCCCTATATCTTATCTTCCTTGTTATCAAGACTTTATTAATCCTAGAAACAGCAATGGGAGATCCAAGATCTCAAACAGTAAATATAACATGTAGCAACCAACCGGAGTACAATGCCCCTTCTTTTGTTCCAAATTCTGTTGCTACAATGAACAACATCGGCAACCAAATGGAAGTTTCAGGTTTTGGATTAGCAGTTTCAGGTTCAGACCCTAATACTAGCTATGGCCTTGCCCAGTGCTATGGGGATCTCTCTTTAACTGATTGTGTATTATGCTATGCTCAGGCTCGCATGGTTCTTTCCCAGTGCATTAGTTTCACTTCAGGTCGTATTTACCTAGATGGTTGCTTCATGAGGTCAGACAATTATAGCTTCTTTCAGGAGTATACTGGACATGGTGACAGGGCCATATGTGGGAATACAACTAGGAAGAACTCAACGTATGAAGAATCAGTTAGACAGGCTGTGAGCAGTGCAGTTCTGGCGGCACCAAACCAAAATGGCTCTGCAACAGCACCAAAGACTGTACCTGGGGCAGTGAATGAGGCAGTTTATGTGCTGGCTGATTGTTGGAGGACTTTAAATGCAAACTCCTGCAAAGCATGTTTAGAGAATGCATCTGCTTCAATATTGGAATGCTTGCCTTGGTCAGAGGGGCGAGCATTGAACACTGGCTGCTTCATGAGGTACTCAGACAAAGATTTCCTCAACAAGAAACTGGGAAATGGAAATTCAAAAG GTACAACCATAGTGATAGCAGTTTCAGTTGCCAGTTCGGTGGTTCTGCTGGTAGTTGGAGTAGCAATTGGAATTTATATCTGGAAGCACAGATATATACAAAAGAAACGAAGAG GTTCAAATGATACAGAAAAGCTGGTGAAAACACTTAATGACAGTAGCTCAAACTTCAAGTATTCCACACTTGAGAAGGCTACAGGATCGTTTCACAATGCCAACAAACTTGGGCAAGGAGGATTTGGAACAGTTTATAAG GGGGTTTTGCCTGATGGAAGGGAGATTGCTGTCAAGAGGCTGTTCTTTAACAATAGACATAGAGCAGGGGATTTCTACAATGAAGTTAACATTATAAGCAGCGTGGAACACAAAAATTTGGTCAGGTTATTAGGATGCAGTTGTTCTGGACCTGAAAGCCTACTTGTCTATGAATTCCTGCCTAACAAAAGCCTTGACCGATTCATCTTTG atGCAAACAGAGGTAAAGCACTGAACTGGGCGAAAAGATATGAGATTATTGTGGGGACAGCAGAAGGTTTGGTGTACCTTCATGAGAACTCCAAGAACAGAATCATTCATAGAGATATAAAAGCTAGTAACATCTTGTTGGACTCAAGACTTCGTGCTAAAATTGCTGATTTTGGGTTAGCTAGATCTTTCGAAGAAGATCAGAGTCACATCAGCACTGCCATTGCAGGAACACT AGGATATATGGCTCCAGAATACCTAGCCCATGGTCAGTTAACAGAAAAGGCCGATGTCTACAGCTTTGGAGTGCTTTTGTTAGAGATTGTTACGGGAAGAATGAACAACAGGAGCAAAACCTCAGAATACACTGACAGCCTAATCACAATT ACATGGAAGCATTTTCGATCAGGGACAGTTGAACAATTATATGATCCAAATCTAATGTTGCATAATCATTACAACGTAAATGTTAAGAATGAGATTTTAAGAGTGCTGCATATCGGACTTCTGTGCACCCAAGAGATTCGGTCATTGCGACCAACAATGTCAAAGGCACTAAAAATGTTAACAAATAAGGATTATGAACTCCCTGCACCTACAAATCCTCCTTTTATAGATGAAAGAACGATGGAACTGACTGACATGTGTGAAGACCCATGTGACCCTCTTAGAGCTGGATATTCTACTTCAATTGCTACTATCTCCGAAATTTCTTTCTATCCTAGGTGA